The proteins below come from a single Desulfomicrobium escambiense DSM 10707 genomic window:
- a CDS encoding YhaN family protein — protein MRIERLELAAFGPFTGRVLLFDSNLPGLHVVHGPNEAGKSSALRGLLALLFGFPPRTGDNFLHAYDQLLVGGRLRRDDGLSLSFRRRKKAKNDLFDESDGSLGADALTPFLHGVGQDMFSAMYGIDHETLVRGGQGILDQEGEVGQALFAAGAGFASLRYVLKGLEDEADELFKPRASTRALTAALARHKELQSQLRSASLAGHDWQKHSQALAEAEGEVAALSARREELNRSLHRLERLQRALPFLSRRRMLLEKLQEMGEVFALADDFGLRRRALEEKGRTLRVRLEAVEARRAEIGERLAGLGSDRTVLVHVEDIENLHQRLGAYRKALADRPTLDGLRKGFKIEAAHLLRRIRPDLNVVQAETLRPGLAKRRAVQALAQRHAAVFQGVQQAETRLAELGKELESRRAELVSLGRETDVAALAQAIGTARKAGDLDEDLRQRVADGQRLRGVCLAALDRLGLWTGSLEAVPSLRLPLPETVNEFEAVLQRRDEELRRLRQEEERGVQNLESLEHELRAIEHAAAVPTEAELVDCRVRREEGWSLLRRQWMDGEDIEAESRLYAEEGSLPEAYEQWVAKADLTADRMYREADRVQKHAHLLAGIESVRTALDGLRAAIAAELAEREGILARWRELWAPCGIEPLGTREMRAWCANFDDLRRKVEELDRARAELTWHQTRRAELRELLLLELDALGQAAERTGEELAPALRRAEAVAEALSAGRVRRETLARAVSDLSAAVGKAEVAADVARRQADEWRESWAEAMAFLGLPGGASPEEADDYVDTVQDCLAKLDEEEKLRKRITSIDDDARVFENDVRGVCRLVDPSAADLDVALAVGRLKDVLVRAQQEQTMRARLEEDETRAVREIRSLSEELAVVNEGLAALRAEARADDDEGMAEAERRFAAWSLLRGDADKVEADLAGMAEGGSLEDLESLAREHDADSLPGRLAELHLELKERIEPRLHALAEVIGREKNELARMDGGDAAARVAEEMQEVLATISRLTGRYIRLKVASGVLRAEIERYRAANQGPLLSMASDLFRDLTLSSFAGLQADIDESDRPVILGLRPGGERVRVDGMSSGTRDQLYLSLRLASLSWRARTAEPMPFIVDDILINFDEARSGATLKALADMAGHTQVILFTHQAHVAELARGLGGGERVFVHGL, from the coding sequence GACGGCTCCCTCGGGGCTGACGCGTTGACGCCCTTTCTGCACGGCGTGGGGCAGGACATGTTCTCCGCCATGTATGGCATCGACCACGAGACCCTGGTCCGCGGCGGCCAGGGCATCCTCGATCAGGAGGGCGAGGTGGGGCAGGCCCTCTTCGCCGCCGGGGCGGGCTTCGCCTCCCTGCGGTACGTGCTCAAGGGGCTGGAGGACGAGGCCGACGAACTCTTCAAGCCCCGCGCCTCGACCCGGGCCCTGACGGCCGCCCTGGCGCGCCACAAGGAGCTGCAGTCGCAGCTGCGGTCCGCCAGCCTGGCCGGGCACGACTGGCAGAAGCACAGTCAGGCCCTGGCCGAGGCCGAAGGGGAGGTCGCCGCCCTGTCCGCACGCCGTGAAGAGCTGAACCGCAGTCTGCACCGGTTGGAGCGGCTGCAGCGGGCCCTGCCCTTCCTGAGCCGGCGTCGGATGCTTCTGGAGAAACTTCAGGAAATGGGTGAGGTTTTTGCCCTGGCCGACGATTTTGGTTTGCGTCGGCGCGCACTGGAAGAGAAGGGCCGGACCCTGCGCGTGCGGCTGGAGGCGGTGGAGGCTAGGCGCGCGGAGATCGGGGAGCGCCTGGCTGGCCTTGGTTCCGACAGAACGGTTCTCGTCCACGTCGAGGACATCGAGAACCTTCACCAGCGTCTGGGCGCGTACCGCAAGGCCCTGGCTGACCGACCGACCCTGGACGGGCTGCGTAAGGGGTTTAAGATCGAGGCTGCGCACCTACTGCGTCGCATCAGGCCTGACCTGAATGTCGTGCAGGCCGAGACCCTGCGGCCCGGATTGGCCAAACGCAGGGCAGTCCAGGCCCTGGCCCAGCGTCATGCGGCAGTGTTCCAAGGCGTGCAGCAGGCCGAAACGCGCCTGGCCGAGTTGGGCAAGGAGTTGGAGAGCCGCCGAGCCGAACTGGTTTCCCTTGGCCGGGAAACCGACGTCGCGGCGCTGGCGCAGGCCATCGGGACCGCGCGCAAGGCTGGGGACCTGGACGAGGATCTGCGCCAGCGGGTGGCCGACGGCCAGAGGCTGCGCGGCGTCTGCCTGGCCGCCCTGGACCGCCTGGGATTGTGGACGGGGAGCCTCGAAGCCGTGCCCTCCCTGCGTCTGCCCCTGCCCGAGACAGTCAACGAATTCGAAGCGGTCCTGCAACGCCGGGACGAGGAACTGCGCCGTCTTCGTCAGGAAGAGGAGCGCGGCGTCCAGAACCTAGAGTCCCTGGAGCACGAGCTGCGGGCCATCGAGCATGCCGCCGCCGTCCCGACTGAGGCAGAATTGGTCGACTGCCGTGTCAGGCGCGAGGAGGGATGGAGCCTTCTGCGGCGGCAGTGGATGGACGGCGAGGACATCGAGGCCGAAAGCCGTCTCTACGCGGAGGAAGGGTCCTTGCCCGAAGCCTACGAACAGTGGGTGGCAAAAGCCGACCTGACGGCCGACCGCATGTACAGGGAGGCCGATCGAGTCCAGAAGCACGCCCACCTGCTGGCCGGCATCGAGTCCGTCCGGACCGCGCTGGACGGGCTGCGGGCCGCCATCGCCGCGGAACTGGCCGAACGCGAGGGCATCCTGGCCCGCTGGCGGGAGCTGTGGGCCCCGTGCGGTATCGAGCCCCTGGGGACGCGTGAAATGCGGGCTTGGTGCGCAAATTTCGACGACCTTCGCCGCAAGGTCGAGGAGCTGGACCGGGCCCGCGCCGAACTGACTTGGCACCAGACGCGGCGTGCGGAGCTGCGTGAGCTGCTGCTGCTCGAGCTTGACGCCCTGGGACAAGCCGCGGAACGGACCGGCGAGGAGCTGGCCCCGGCACTACGCCGGGCCGAGGCCGTGGCCGAGGCCCTGAGCGCGGGCCGGGTCAGGCGCGAAACCCTGGCGCGGGCCGTTTCCGATCTCTCGGCGGCCGTGGGCAAGGCCGAGGTGGCCGCCGACGTCGCGCGCAGACAGGCCGACGAATGGCGGGAGTCCTGGGCCGAGGCCATGGCCTTCCTGGGTCTTCCCGGCGGCGCATCGCCCGAGGAGGCCGACGACTACGTGGACACGGTTCAGGACTGCCTGGCTAAGCTCGACGAGGAGGAGAAGCTTCGCAAGCGCATCACCAGCATCGACGATGACGCCCGAGTCTTCGAGAATGACGTGCGCGGGGTCTGCCGCCTTGTGGACCCGTCCGCGGCGGACCTTGACGTCGCTCTGGCCGTGGGGCGCCTCAAGGACGTCTTGGTCCGCGCGCAGCAGGAGCAGACCATGCGGGCCCGCTTGGAGGAAGACGAAACCCGGGCCGTACGGGAAATCCGCTCCCTGTCCGAAGAGCTGGCCGTGGTCAATGAGGGGCTGGCGGCCCTGCGGGCCGAGGCGCGCGCCGATGACGACGAGGGCATGGCCGAGGCAGAGCGGCGGTTCGCCGCCTGGTCCCTGCTGCGCGGGGACGCGGACAAGGTCGAGGCCGACCTGGCCGGCATGGCCGAGGGCGGAAGTCTCGAAGATCTGGAATCATTGGCCCGCGAACACGATGCCGATTCTCTGCCCGGCCGCCTGGCCGAACTGCACCTGGAGCTCAAGGAGCGGATCGAGCCGAGGCTGCACGCCCTGGCCGAGGTCATCGGGCGGGAGAAGAACGAGCTGGCGCGCATGGACGGCGGCGACGCCGCAGCCCGCGTGGCCGAGGAGATGCAGGAGGTCCTGGCGACGATCTCGCGCCTGACGGGGCGCTACATCCGCCTCAAGGTCGCCTCGGGGGTGCTGCGCGCCGAGATCGAACGCTACCGCGCCGCCAACCAGGGGCCGCTCCTGTCCATGGCCTCGGACCTTTTCCGTGATCTGACCCTGTCGTCCTTCGCCGGCCTGCAGGCCGACATCGACGAGAGCGACCGGCCCGTCATCCTGGGCCTGCGCCCCGGAGGCGAGCGGGTCCGGGTGGACGGCATGAGCTCCGGCACCCGCGACCAGCTCTACCTGTCCCTGCGCCTGGCGAGCCTTTCCTGGCGCGCACGCACCGCCGAGCCCATGCCCTTCATCGTCGACGACATCCTCATCAACTTCGACGAGGCCAGAAGTGGGGCGACCCTGAAGGCTTTGGCCGACATGGCCGGGCATACCCAGGTCATCCTCTTCACCCACCAGGCCCATGTGGCGGAACTGGCCCGAGGGTTGGGGGGCGGGGAGCGGGTGTTTGTGCACGGGTTGTAG
- a CDS encoding alpha/beta hydrolase, which translates to MRNNTPKVPYDDPLRHRKTPREMLKEPICTECEACRDNIIQVRRDTIAVIFVPGIMGSKLKNPKNAPVWNPDDLLFMWGLFMWATPEDRYNLLIKNKPSLLNEITEKHINYPKAEERGWGSVAWSFYGDLLTSIQDWATPLKVLLDLPVYAFGYNWLESNRVSGAKLREFIHTIKAEKVILVTHSMGGLVARWALGGDEAGDVAAKVLGVVHGAQPVHGAPVAYRRMIAGQEVDGFFNILGMLGAKVLGSDGPSITAIFPHAESALELLPSQHYRTNDGRREWLHVQDPGSPDGLQSYPKGDPYREIYARSSHRDFWGMIHGGWFQPDPLEEGALGRVFHGEATEADPESVRQATLFLNRLETVRNFHATIGDYSHPRTMQLFSSGGQDTCSEVSWLARDVTLTVKHRPDDTRGDRDLRDRYFALRHISGILELSRGNYSEVRWIEADGTPGPAVPWNTPFEELDRGIKEGRRLFLLRVSGFGDSGPGMADKDICTLGDGTVPLSSATGLQPDCNTWGGATHTLPYWDGAERSMLATGCPTTSEHSAFFDKSAIQTTINTIHNLCLGWLRKEFN; encoded by the coding sequence ATGCGTAACAATACACCGAAAGTACCCTACGACGATCCCCTGCGGCACAGGAAGACCCCGCGGGAAATGCTTAAGGAGCCTATTTGCACAGAATGCGAGGCCTGCAGGGACAACATCATCCAAGTCCGGCGCGACACCATTGCTGTCATCTTCGTGCCCGGCATCATGGGCTCAAAGCTGAAGAATCCCAAGAATGCTCCCGTTTGGAATCCGGACGATCTGTTGTTCATGTGGGGTTTGTTCATGTGGGCAACGCCTGAAGATCGCTACAACCTTCTCATCAAAAATAAACCAAGCCTCTTGAACGAGATCACCGAGAAACACATCAACTACCCCAAAGCCGAAGAACGCGGCTGGGGCAGCGTGGCCTGGAGCTTTTACGGGGACCTGCTGACCTCCATCCAGGACTGGGCCACGCCCCTCAAGGTGCTACTGGACCTGCCCGTCTACGCCTTCGGCTACAACTGGCTGGAGTCGAACCGCGTGTCCGGGGCGAAGCTGCGCGAATTCATCCACACCATCAAGGCCGAAAAGGTCATCCTCGTGACCCACTCCATGGGCGGTCTGGTGGCGCGCTGGGCCTTGGGAGGCGATGAAGCCGGGGACGTCGCAGCAAAGGTCCTCGGCGTCGTCCATGGCGCGCAGCCCGTGCACGGCGCCCCGGTGGCTTACCGGCGCATGATCGCCGGGCAGGAGGTGGACGGCTTCTTCAACATCCTGGGCATGCTCGGCGCCAAGGTTCTCGGGTCCGACGGCCCGTCCATCACCGCCATCTTCCCCCACGCCGAGAGCGCCCTGGAACTCCTGCCCAGCCAGCACTACCGCACCAACGACGGCAGGCGGGAATGGCTGCACGTCCAGGATCCAGGCTCGCCGGACGGGCTTCAGTCCTACCCCAAGGGCGATCCGTACCGGGAAATCTACGCCAGAAGCAGCCATCGCGACTTCTGGGGCATGATCCACGGCGGCTGGTTCCAGCCGGACCCTCTGGAGGAGGGGGCCTTGGGCCGCGTCTTCCACGGCGAGGCCACGGAGGCGGATCCCGAGTCCGTAAGGCAGGCCACGCTCTTTCTGAACAGGCTGGAGACGGTCCGGAATTTCCACGCCACAATCGGCGACTACAGCCATCCGCGCACCATGCAGCTCTTCAGCAGCGGCGGCCAGGACACGTGTTCGGAAGTGAGCTGGCTGGCCAGGGACGTGACCCTGACCGTGAAGCACCGCCCCGATGACACGCGCGGGGACAGGGACCTGAGGGACAGGTACTTCGCCCTGCGGCACATCTCGGGCATCCTGGAACTCAGCCGGGGCAACTACAGCGAGGTCCGTTGGATCGAAGCCGACGGCACCCCCGGTCCGGCGGTCCCTTGGAACACGCCCTTCGAGGAACTGGACCGGGGCATCAAGGAAGGACGGCGGCTGTTTTTGCTGCGCGTGTCCGGGTTCGGAGACTCGGGGCCGGGCATGGCCGACAAGGACATCTGTACTCTGGGCGACGGCACGGTCCCCCTCAGTTCGGCCACGGGCCTCCAGCCGGATTGCAACACCTGGGGAGGCGCGACGCACACCCTTCCCTACTGGGACGGCGCCGAGCGCTCCATGCTGGCCACCGGCTGCCCAACGACAAGCGAGCATTCGGCATTCTTCGACAAAAGCGCCATCCAGACCACCATCAACACCATCCACAACCTCTGCCTGGGCTGGCTCCGGAAAGAGTTCAACTGA
- a CDS encoding efflux RND transporter periplasmic adaptor subunit — protein MNTTRKRRPWRTLVLLLLALTLAALIVAGLWPKPLPVETRTISRGPMTVSVTEEGKTRIRSRYLVYPPTAGYLQRVGLRAGARIEAGKTVLAELTPEPSAFLDPRSRAEALARVDAAEAAVKARLAEARRADASLELARTELRRMDALLASGAVARQEWDRAENQVRVLERGAQSAAFSLQVAEHEAGAARAVLMRAATPGHGETVPILAPVDGYVLSVMEENARTVAASTPIMEVGDPNDLEIEIELLSTDAVAVTPGAEALIEHWGGEGSLRARVTVVEPGGFTKVSAIGVEEQRVKVRAELADTLPDGVLLGDRYGVQARIVTWQGENVLQVPTGALFRRGGEWMAFVLEGGTAVLRTVAVGRENGLDAEVRDGLKEGERVILHPPDTLADGMRVREEGLR, from the coding sequence ATGAACACCACCCGCAAACGCCGCCCCTGGCGCACTCTCGTTCTCCTTCTCCTGGCCCTGACCCTGGCCGCCCTCATCGTCGCGGGGCTTTGGCCCAAGCCCCTGCCGGTGGAGACCCGGACGATTTCGCGCGGGCCCATGACCGTCAGCGTGACCGAGGAGGGCAAGACGCGCATCCGCAGCCGCTACCTCGTCTACCCGCCAACGGCCGGATACCTGCAGCGCGTCGGTCTGCGGGCCGGGGCGCGCATCGAAGCAGGGAAGACCGTGCTGGCCGAGCTGACGCCCGAACCTTCGGCCTTCCTCGACCCCAGGTCGCGGGCCGAGGCCCTGGCCCGGGTCGATGCCGCCGAGGCCGCGGTCAAGGCAAGACTGGCCGAGGCCAGGCGCGCGGACGCAAGCCTGGAGTTGGCGCGCACGGAACTGCGGCGCATGGATGCGCTGCTCGCCAGTGGCGCCGTGGCCCGCCAGGAATGGGACCGGGCCGAGAACCAGGTGCGGGTGCTGGAGCGCGGGGCGCAGTCGGCCGCATTCTCCCTGCAGGTCGCCGAGCACGAGGCCGGAGCCGCGCGGGCGGTCCTGATGCGGGCCGCGACGCCAGGCCATGGCGAGACCGTGCCCATCCTGGCGCCGGTGGACGGGTACGTCCTGTCCGTCATGGAGGAAAACGCCAGGACTGTGGCCGCATCCACGCCCATCATGGAGGTGGGGGACCCGAACGACTTGGAGATCGAGATCGAGCTGCTCTCCACGGACGCCGTGGCCGTGACGCCGGGCGCCGAGGCACTCATCGAGCACTGGGGCGGCGAAGGGAGCCTGCGCGCCAGGGTCACGGTGGTCGAGCCCGGCGGGTTCACCAAGGTCTCGGCCATCGGCGTGGAGGAGCAGCGGGTCAAGGTGCGGGCAGAACTGGCGGACACCCTGCCGGATGGCGTGCTGCTCGGCGACCGCTACGGGGTGCAGGCGCGCATCGTCACCTGGCAAGGGGAGAATGTGCTGCAGGTGCCCACGGGCGCCCTGTTCCGACGCGGCGGGGAGTGGATGGCCTTCGTGCTCGAAGGGGGCACGGCGGTGCTGCGCACGGTCGCCGTCGGCCGCGAGAACGGCCTGGACGCCGAGGTGAGGGATGGGCTGAAGGAAGGAGAACGCGTCATCCTGCACCCGCCGGACACCCTGGCGGACGGGATGCGGGTCAGGGAGGAGGGGCTGCGATAA